Proteins encoded within one genomic window of Pararhizobium capsulatum DSM 1112:
- a CDS encoding VOC family protein, with protein MKQVIARIALVVPDYDQGIDFYCRKLGFELLEDTDMGEGKRWVLVRPKGATETALLLAKADGDRQRAAIGNQTGGRVGFILFTDDFARDHPAMMAAGVTFLEEPRHEVYGSVAVFADPFGNTWDLLQPAA; from the coding sequence ATGAAGCAGGTCATCGCCCGCATTGCCCTCGTCGTCCCGGACTATGATCAGGGTATCGATTTTTATTGTCGCAAGCTCGGCTTCGAACTGCTGGAAGATACAGATATGGGAGAGGGCAAGCGCTGGGTGCTTGTCCGCCCAAAGGGCGCGACCGAGACTGCGCTTCTGCTTGCAAAGGCCGACGGAGACCGTCAGCGGGCGGCGATCGGCAACCAGACGGGTGGCCGGGTCGGCTTCATCCTGTTCACGGACGATTTCGCCCGCGATCATCCGGCGATGATGGCTGCGGGCGTCACTTTTCTTGAAGAACCACGCCACGAAGTTTACGGCAGCGTTGCCGTTTTTGCGGATCCTTTCGGCAATACCTGGGATTTGCTGCAGCCCGCTGCATAA
- the tsaB gene encoding tRNA (adenosine(37)-N6)-threonylcarbamoyltransferase complex dimerization subunit type 1 TsaB: protein MIVLALDTAGTGCFAALYDSTENRILGSAGADIGRGHAEQLMAFIDEALVASGKALSDVERVAVTIGPGSFTGIRVGVAAARGFALALAVPAVGVSRLAALAAAARERNPGQSVAVVMDAKRDEVYCQMFSADLGALTPPEALEVSEAVARLTGFDGIICGSGAVLVGGEANGSDLTDICVVARLGAVADPSQGKPKPLYLRGPDVKPQAGFAVSRA from the coding sequence ATGATCGTTCTTGCTCTTGATACGGCCGGAACGGGCTGCTTTGCCGCACTCTATGACAGCACTGAAAACCGTATTCTCGGCTCGGCCGGTGCCGATATCGGCCGCGGTCACGCCGAGCAGCTGATGGCGTTTATCGATGAAGCGCTCGTCGCCAGCGGCAAGGCGCTGTCGGATGTCGAGCGCGTCGCCGTCACTATCGGCCCCGGCTCGTTCACCGGCATTCGTGTCGGTGTCGCCGCGGCGCGTGGGTTTGCGCTGGCGCTCGCAGTGCCTGCGGTCGGCGTTTCGCGGCTTGCGGCGCTTGCTGCGGCCGCTCGGGAACGCAATCCCGGCCAATCGGTTGCGGTGGTGATGGATGCCAAGCGCGACGAAGTCTACTGCCAGATGTTTTCAGCCGACCTTGGTGCGCTGACGCCGCCGGAGGCGCTTGAGGTGTCCGAAGCTGTCGCGCGGCTTACGGGTTTTGACGGTATCATCTGTGGTTCGGGTGCTGTCCTTGTCGGGGGTGAGGCCAATGGTAGCGATCTGACGGATATTTGTGTCGTCGCAAGACTGGGCGCGGTGGCTGATCCTTCGCAAGGCAAGCCGAAGCCGCTCTATCTGCGTGGTCCGGACGTTAAGCCGCAGGCCGGCTTTGCGGTTTCGCGAGCGTGA
- a CDS encoding universal stress protein produces MVSTRLSRMEGHRRKFMAVIDDTPECGRAVHYAGMRAKNSNGGLVLLYVIADEDFQQWLGVEAVMRAEARAEAEATLAKIAQTVRETIGIEPEMVIREGNATEQIYGLIEEDRDIAILVLAAGSAKDGPGPLVSSIAGKTAAFPIPVTVIPDLLTDEEIDALS; encoded by the coding sequence ATGGTTTCGACACGACTCTCACGAATGGAAGGTCACCGCCGTAAATTCATGGCGGTGATCGACGACACGCCCGAATGCGGCCGTGCCGTCCACTATGCCGGCATGCGCGCCAAGAATTCCAATGGCGGCCTCGTCCTGCTCTATGTGATCGCCGATGAAGATTTTCAGCAATGGCTGGGGGTTGAGGCGGTCATGAGGGCTGAAGCGCGGGCGGAAGCCGAGGCGACGCTGGCGAAGATTGCCCAGACGGTGCGCGAAACGATCGGCATCGAGCCGGAAATGGTGATCCGCGAAGGCAACGCCACGGAGCAGATCTACGGCCTGATCGAAGAAGACCGCGATATCGCCATTCTCGTTCTCGCCGCCGGATCGGCCAAGGATGGACCCGGACCGCTGGTCTCCTCCATCGCTGGCAAGACGGCCGCGTTCCCCATTCCCGTCACGGTCATCCCTGATCTGCTGACGGACGAGGAGATCGACGCTCTCAGCTAA
- a CDS encoding lysophospholipid acyltransferase family protein has translation MLNWLRIGVCMIILLLVTLLLAPIQVLLLWLDGPLRRSLPRTWHRLACRLIGIRVTVHGTPDRQRPLMLVSNHASWKDILVLGSIADVVFVAKSDVKSWPVFGLLARLQATIFVQREQKRTTGNQVNEIGQRMAAGEVVVLFPEGTTSDGNRLLEIKTSLFGGAAAAVPLSPTGMVHVQPMAIAYTGLHGMPMGRFHRPLAAWPGDIGMLPHLIDVLKEGAVDVDVIYGEQINYTADSNRKLVSREIEKRMRDMLSLKLRGR, from the coding sequence GTGCTCAACTGGCTGCGCATTGGCGTGTGTATGATCATTCTGCTGTTGGTCACGCTCTTACTGGCGCCGATCCAGGTCCTGCTTTTGTGGCTGGACGGGCCGCTGCGACGCTCCCTGCCACGCACTTGGCATCGCCTTGCCTGCCGCCTGATCGGGATCCGCGTCACCGTTCACGGAACACCCGACCGCCAGCGCCCGCTGATGCTGGTGTCCAACCATGCCAGCTGGAAGGATATTCTCGTCCTCGGCTCCATCGCCGATGTTGTCTTCGTTGCCAAATCGGATGTGAAGTCATGGCCTGTTTTCGGCCTTCTCGCGCGGTTGCAGGCGACGATCTTCGTTCAGCGCGAGCAGAAGCGTACGACCGGAAACCAGGTGAACGAGATTGGTCAGCGGATGGCGGCGGGCGAAGTCGTGGTGCTTTTTCCAGAAGGCACGACGTCGGACGGCAACCGGTTGCTGGAAATCAAGACGTCGCTTTTCGGAGGTGCCGCCGCTGCAGTTCCGCTTTCGCCGACGGGCATGGTGCATGTGCAGCCGATGGCGATTGCCTATACCGGCCTGCATGGCATGCCGATGGGGCGATTTCATCGCCCGCTCGCGGCCTGGCCAGGGGATATCGGCATGTTGCCGCACCTGATCGACGTGCTGAAGGAAGGGGCGGTCGATGTTGATGTCATCTATGGCGAGCAGATCAACTATACCGCCGACAGCAACCGCAAGCTCGTCAGCCGCGAGATCGAAAAGCGGATGCGCGACATGCTGTCCTTGAAGTTGCGCGGCCGGTGA
- a CDS encoding GNAT family N-acetyltransferase, translating into MALTDYFIRKPEFDVFALEAAHLAQASAIHKLRFSPHWSDGELHRLLVQDTVFGFVAQQTNSVARPPIGGFVLSRVAAGEAEILTIGVDPRFERNGLGWRLMRAALREARDKAADSMFLEVDETNLAAIGLYRKLGFAKVGERRAYYQNADGARTAALVMRLDLA; encoded by the coding sequence ATGGCCCTGACCGACTACTTTATCCGCAAGCCTGAATTCGACGTCTTCGCTCTTGAAGCGGCGCATCTCGCGCAGGCTTCCGCCATCCACAAGCTGCGCTTTTCCCCCCATTGGAGCGACGGTGAACTGCACCGTCTGTTGGTGCAGGATACGGTTTTCGGCTTCGTGGCGCAGCAAACCAATAGCGTGGCGAGACCGCCGATCGGCGGCTTCGTGCTGTCGCGGGTCGCCGCCGGCGAGGCCGAAATCCTGACCATCGGCGTTGATCCCCGTTTCGAGCGCAATGGTCTCGGCTGGAGGCTGATGCGCGCCGCCCTGCGCGAGGCGCGCGACAAGGCGGCCGACAGCATGTTTCTCGAAGTGGATGAAACCAATCTCGCCGCCATCGGCCTTTATCGCAAGCTCGGTTTCGCCAAGGTGGGTGAGCGGCGGGCCTATTACCAGAATGCGGATGGTGCGCGCACAGCCGCACTTGTCATGCGGCTTGATCTTGCCTAG
- the miaB gene encoding tRNA (N6-isopentenyl adenosine(37)-C2)-methylthiotransferase MiaB has translation MTQEIATLSSAPDALVDHQPTRKVFVKTYGCQMNVYDSDRMQDALAKDGYVATDVMEDADLVLLNTCHIREKAAEKVYSALGRLRDLKKKKAGEGREMMIGVAGCVAQAEGDEILRRAPAVDLVIGPQTYHRLPEALKRVKRGERVLETDYAIEDKFEHLPAPEKARTKARGVTAFLTVQEGCDKFCSFCVVPYTRGSEVSRPVAQIVAEARKLVDAGVREITLLGQNVNAWHGLGPDGAEWGLGELLHHLAGIEGLARLRYTTSHPRDMDDGLIAAHRDLPQLMPYLHLPVQSGSNRILKAMNRRHTAAEYLALIERIKKARPDLALSGDFIVGFPGETDEDFEDTLRLVKAVGYAQAFSFKYSTRPGTPGADLKDQVPEDVKANRLERLQALLLKQQHAFAEECVGREIDLLLEKPGRMPGQLIGRSPWLQSVNVDAKSSQIGDIIKVRITGTGPNSLFAEVVS, from the coding sequence ATGACACAGGAAATCGCCACGCTCTCCAGCGCGCCGGACGCGCTCGTCGATCATCAACCCACCCGCAAGGTCTTCGTCAAGACCTACGGTTGTCAGATGAACGTCTATGATTCGGATCGCATGCAGGACGCGTTGGCCAAGGACGGCTATGTCGCGACCGATGTGATGGAGGATGCCGACCTCGTTCTTCTCAACACCTGTCATATCCGCGAGAAGGCGGCGGAAAAGGTCTATTCTGCGCTCGGGCGACTGCGTGATCTGAAAAAGAAGAAGGCCGGCGAAGGCCGCGAGATGATGATCGGCGTTGCCGGCTGCGTCGCGCAGGCCGAGGGTGACGAGATCCTGCGCCGGGCGCCGGCCGTCGATCTCGTCATCGGCCCGCAGACCTATCATCGCCTGCCGGAAGCCTTGAAGCGCGTGAAGCGCGGCGAGCGTGTGCTCGAGACCGATTACGCGATCGAGGACAAGTTCGAGCATCTGCCCGCGCCGGAAAAGGCAAGGACCAAGGCACGAGGGGTGACCGCGTTTCTGACCGTGCAGGAGGGCTGTGACAAGTTTTGCAGTTTTTGCGTTGTGCCCTATACGCGCGGGTCGGAAGTGTCCCGACCTGTTGCGCAGATCGTTGCGGAGGCCCGCAAGCTGGTGGACGCGGGCGTGCGTGAAATCACGCTGCTTGGCCAGAACGTCAATGCCTGGCATGGCCTCGGCCCGGATGGTGCCGAATGGGGTCTCGGCGAGCTGCTGCATCATCTTGCCGGTATCGAGGGGCTTGCCCGGCTGCGCTATACGACCAGCCATCCGCGCGACATGGATGATGGCCTGATCGCTGCCCACCGCGACCTGCCGCAACTGATGCCTTACCTGCATCTGCCGGTACAGTCGGGCTCGAACCGCATCCTGAAGGCCATGAACCGGCGTCACACGGCCGCCGAATATCTGGCACTGATCGAGCGCATCAAGAAGGCGCGGCCGGACCTCGCTTTGTCTGGCGATTTCATCGTCGGCTTCCCCGGCGAGACCGACGAGGACTTCGAAGACACGCTGCGGCTTGTGAAAGCCGTGGGTTATGCACAGGCGTTTTCGTTCAAATATTCGACCCGTCCGGGAACGCCCGGCGCCGACCTGAAGGACCAGGTGCCGGAAGATGTGAAAGCCAACCGTTTGGAAAGATTGCAGGCTTTGCTCCTGAAGCAGCAGCATGCCTTTGCCGAGGAATGCGTCGGCCGTGAGATCGACCTGCTTCTGGAGAAGCCGGGCCGCATGCCCGGCCAGCTTATCGGCCGCTCGCCGTGGCTGCAGTCTGTGAATGTTGATGCAAAGTCATCGCAAATCGGTGACATTATAAAGGTACGAATCACTGGCACCGGCCCTAACAGTTTGTTTGCCGAAGTGGTAAGCTAA
- a CDS encoding NifU family protein gives MFIQTEATPNPATLKFLPGKVVMEHGTAEFRDSEEAAAGSSLAARLFMIPGVTGVYFGYDFITVTKTDQEWQHLKPAILGSIMEHFMSGQPVMAIHSRAEESDQEGEFFDKGDETIVATIKELLETRVRPAVAQDGGDITFKGFRDGTVFLNMKGACSGCPSSTATLKHGVQNLLHHFVPEVQAVEAV, from the coding sequence ATGTTCATCCAGACCGAAGCCACGCCGAACCCGGCGACCCTGAAGTTCCTGCCGGGCAAGGTGGTGATGGAACATGGCACCGCCGAATTCCGCGACAGCGAGGAAGCCGCTGCCGGTTCGTCGCTCGCCGCCCGCCTGTTCATGATCCCGGGCGTGACCGGCGTCTATTTCGGCTACGACTTCATCACCGTCACCAAGACGGATCAGGAGTGGCAGCATCTGAAGCCGGCCATTCTCGGTTCGATCATGGAGCACTTCATGTCCGGCCAGCCGGTGATGGCGATCCACAGCCGTGCCGAGGAAAGCGACCAGGAAGGCGAGTTCTTTGACAAGGGCGATGAGACGATCGTCGCCACGATCAAGGAACTGCTTGAAACCCGCGTCCGCCCGGCCGTGGCCCAGGATGGTGGCGACATCACCTTCAAGGGTTTCCGCGATGGTACGGTGTTCCTCAACATGAAGGGCGCATGCTCCGGTTGCCCGTCCTCGACGGCAACGCTCAAGCACGGCGTCCAGAACCTGCTTCACCATTTCGTACCGGAGGTTCAGGCGGTCGAAGCCGTCTGA
- a CDS encoding transporter associated domain-containing protein yields MSDFKAQPAAAVRDEAEASSSDEAGSSSAAAQKPESGKSTSFWSRAARIWRSTSNANLREDLADALMTDPGTDTAFSPAERAMLNNILRLREVRVEDVMVPRADIEAVDQSITVGELMVIFEESGRSRMPVYSESLDDPRGMVHIRDLLSYVTKQARNKRRTSARPAASAEKAEKAPRQPKAVFDLARVDLSKTVEEAGIIRQVLFVPPSMHASDLMQRMQAARIQMALVIDEYGGTDGLASLEDIVEMVVGDIEDEHDDDEVMFAKTSDDVFVADARVELEEIAAAIGPDFDVREQLEDVDTLGGLVFASLGRIPARGEVVQALPGFEFQVLDADPRRVKRVRIIRKRPSARSRRPALKGEDEAGGEVITTPEANPLRETG; encoded by the coding sequence ATGAGCGATTTTAAAGCACAGCCGGCCGCGGCTGTAAGAGACGAGGCGGAAGCCTCAAGTTCGGACGAGGCGGGCAGTAGCAGCGCCGCCGCCCAGAAACCTGAAAGCGGCAAATCAACTTCCTTCTGGAGCCGGGCTGCCCGCATCTGGCGCAGCACAAGCAACGCGAACCTGCGGGAAGATCTCGCCGACGCGTTAATGACAGACCCGGGCACGGACACGGCGTTTTCTCCGGCCGAGCGGGCCATGCTCAACAACATCCTGCGCCTGCGTGAGGTTCGCGTCGAAGACGTCATGGTTCCGCGTGCCGATATCGAAGCCGTGGACCAGAGCATCACCGTGGGTGAACTCATGGTGATCTTCGAGGAATCCGGCCGCTCGCGCATGCCGGTCTACAGCGAAAGCCTTGATGATCCGCGGGGAATGGTTCATATCCGCGACCTTCTCTCCTACGTCACCAAACAGGCGCGCAACAAGCGCCGCACCAGTGCCCGTCCTGCCGCGTCTGCTGAAAAGGCAGAGAAGGCGCCGCGCCAGCCAAAGGCAGTTTTCGATCTGGCCCGCGTCGATCTTTCCAAGACGGTGGAAGAAGCCGGCATCATTCGTCAGGTTCTGTTCGTGCCGCCATCCATGCACGCCTCGGATCTGATGCAGCGCATGCAGGCGGCCCGCATCCAGATGGCGCTGGTCATCGATGAATATGGCGGGACGGATGGTCTGGCCTCGCTTGAGGATATCGTCGAAATGGTCGTCGGTGATATCGAAGACGAGCATGACGACGACGAAGTGATGTTCGCCAAGACCTCCGACGACGTGTTTGTCGCCGATGCCCGCGTCGAACTGGAGGAGATCGCTGCGGCGATCGGTCCGGATTTCGATGTGCGCGAGCAGCTTGAGGATGTCGATACGCTCGGCGGTCTGGTGTTCGCGTCGCTTGGCCGCATTCCGGCCCGTGGTGAGGTCGTCCAGGCACTTCCCGGTTTCGAATTCCAGGTTCTTGATGCCGATCCGCGCCGCGTCAAGCGCGTGCGCATCATCCGCAAGCGCCCGTCCGCCCGCAGCAGGCGTCCCGCGCTCAAGGGTGAGGACGAAGCCGGCGGTGAGGTTATCACAACGCCGGAAGCCAATCCGCTGCGCGAAACCGGCTGA
- the ybeY gene encoding rRNA maturation RNase YbeY, which produces MSSLDIQISVEEGEWPSEDALQSFCDGVLEKAATFMAREEKQPFPKMPTELSLVFTDDASIRAINAEWRSIDKPTNVLSFPAYPVEPGGMPGPMLGDIILAQETIAREAADLGKPFDEHLTHLLVHGFLHLFGYDHIDADDAERMEGLETRILADLGLSDPYGDSDPV; this is translated from the coding sequence ATGAGCAGTCTCGATATCCAGATCAGCGTCGAGGAGGGCGAATGGCCCTCCGAAGATGCTCTCCAGTCGTTTTGCGACGGTGTGCTTGAAAAAGCTGCCACGTTTATGGCGCGCGAAGAAAAACAGCCCTTTCCCAAGATGCCGACCGAGTTGTCGCTGGTCTTCACCGATGATGCCTCCATCCGCGCCATCAATGCGGAATGGCGCAGCATCGACAAGCCGACCAATGTGCTGTCCTTCCCGGCCTATCCTGTCGAGCCTGGGGGCATGCCGGGACCGATGCTGGGCGACATCATCCTGGCGCAGGAGACGATCGCCCGCGAGGCGGCCGATCTCGGCAAGCCTTTCGACGAGCATCTGACCCACCTCCTCGTGCATGGATTTCTGCATCTTTTTGGCTATGATCACATCGACGCAGACGATGCGGAAAGAATGGAAGGGCTTGAGACTCGCATTTTGGCCGATCTTGGGTTATCTGATCCCTATGGGGATAGTGATCCCGTATGA
- a CDS encoding PhoH family protein produces the protein MNGHELVSTSPRQSKTSATDVNHFVLTFENNRFASELFGQFDQNLKLLEQRLNIDARPRGNSVSISGDVLATNQARRALDFLYGRLQSGGSIDASDVEGAVRMALAADDQLQLPTMEKKAKLNLAQISTRKKTIVARTPTQDAYMRALERSELVFGVGPAGTGKTYLAVAHAAQLLERGAVDRIVLSRPAVEAGERLGFLPGDMKEKVDPYLRPLYDALYDMMPGDKVERAITAGVIEIAPLAFMRGRTLGNAAVILDEAQNTTSMQMKMFLTRLGENGRMIVTGDPSQVDLPRGVKSGLVEALQILKGVEGVSVTRFKDVDVVRHPMVARIVRAYEAQTAVQDESEQGDR, from the coding sequence TTGAACGGACACGAATTGGTTTCAACTTCGCCGCGCCAGTCGAAAACATCCGCGACAGACGTCAATCACTTCGTGCTTACTTTCGAGAACAATCGCTTCGCCAGCGAACTCTTCGGTCAGTTCGATCAGAACCTCAAATTGCTGGAGCAGCGGCTGAACATCGACGCCCGACCGCGCGGTAATTCCGTGTCGATCTCGGGTGATGTGCTTGCGACCAACCAGGCGCGCCGGGCTCTCGATTTCCTTTACGGCCGCCTGCAGAGCGGCGGCAGCATTGATGCCTCCGATGTTGAGGGCGCGGTACGCATGGCCCTCGCCGCCGATGACCAGCTGCAATTGCCGACAATGGAAAAGAAAGCCAAGCTGAACCTCGCGCAGATTTCGACGCGCAAGAAGACCATCGTCGCCCGCACGCCAACGCAGGACGCCTATATGCGCGCTCTGGAGCGTTCCGAGCTCGTCTTCGGCGTCGGTCCCGCCGGTACCGGCAAGACCTATCTCGCGGTTGCCCATGCGGCCCAGCTTCTGGAGCGCGGCGCCGTCGATCGCATCGTCCTGTCGCGCCCGGCCGTCGAAGCCGGCGAGCGCCTGGGCTTCCTGCCCGGCGACATGAAGGAAAAGGTCGATCCCTATCTGCGCCCGCTCTATGACGCGCTTTACGACATGATGCCCGGCGACAAGGTGGAGCGGGCGATCACCGCCGGCGTCATCGAAATCGCGCCGCTCGCCTTCATGCGCGGGCGCACCCTTGGCAATGCCGCCGTCATTCTCGACGAAGCGCAGAACACCACGTCGATGCAGATGAAGATGTTCCTGACGCGTCTTGGGGAAAACGGCCGCATGATCGTCACCGGCGACCCGAGCCAGGTCGATCTGCCGCGCGGCGTCAAGTCCGGCCTCGTTGAAGCGCTGCAGATCCTGAAGGGTGTCGAGGGTGTATCGGTGACCCGCTTCAAGGACGTCGATGTCGTTCGCCATCCGATGGTGGCGCGCATTGTCAGGGCCTATGAAGCACAGACCGCCGTGCAGGACGAAAGCGAGCAGGGCGACCGCTGA
- the trpS gene encoding tryptophan--tRNA ligase, which produces MSDFKPLVFSGVQPTGNLHLGNYLGAIRKFVALQENNDCIYCVVDLHAITNQLVHEDMPNQIRSIAAAFIASGIDPKKHIVFNQSAVPQHAELAWIFNCVARIGWMERMTQFKDKTGGKNAEQASLGLLAYPSLMAADILVYRATHVPVGDDQKQHLELARDIAMKFNVDFEQHIARTSYGIDITVGEQPVHAYFPMVEPLIGGPAPRVMSLRDGTKKMSKSDASDLSRVNLMDDAETISKKIRKAKTDPDALPSETDGLKGRAEAENLVGIYAALSDKTKQQVLDEFGGQQFSVFKPALVDLAVNVLSPITQEMRQLMDDTSHIDAILRDGGERARARAEVTMKEVREIIGFLQ; this is translated from the coding sequence ATGTCAGACTTCAAGCCGCTCGTCTTTTCCGGCGTCCAGCCGACCGGCAATCTTCATCTCGGCAATTATCTCGGCGCGATCAGAAAGTTCGTGGCGCTGCAGGAAAACAACGATTGCATCTATTGCGTCGTCGATCTGCACGCGATCACCAACCAGCTTGTGCACGAGGACATGCCGAACCAGATCCGTTCGATCGCGGCCGCCTTCATCGCCTCGGGCATCGATCCGAAGAAGCACATCGTCTTCAACCAGTCAGCCGTGCCGCAGCACGCCGAGCTTGCCTGGATCTTCAACTGCGTGGCGCGCATCGGCTGGATGGAGCGCATGACCCAGTTCAAGGACAAGACCGGCGGCAAGAATGCCGAACAGGCTTCGCTGGGCCTGCTTGCCTATCCGAGCCTGATGGCGGCAGATATCCTCGTCTACCGTGCGACCCATGTTCCTGTTGGAGACGACCAGAAGCAGCATCTGGAACTTGCCCGCGATATCGCCATGAAGTTCAACGTCGACTTCGAGCAGCATATCGCCCGCACGTCCTACGGCATCGACATCACTGTCGGCGAGCAGCCGGTGCATGCCTATTTCCCGATGGTCGAGCCGCTGATCGGCGGCCCGGCGCCACGGGTCATGAGCCTGCGTGACGGCACGAAGAAGATGTCGAAGTCGGATGCTTCCGATCTGTCGCGCGTCAACCTGATGGACGATGCCGAGACGATCTCCAAGAAGATCCGCAAGGCCAAGACCGATCCGGATGCGTTGCCGAGCGAAACCGATGGCCTGAAGGGTCGCGCCGAGGCTGAAAATCTTGTCGGCATCTACGCGGCGCTTTCCGACAAGACCAAGCAGCAGGTGCTCGACGAGTTCGGCGGCCAGCAGTTCTCGGTGTTCAAGCCGGCACTGGTCGATCTTGCCGTCAACGTGTTGTCGCCGATCACGCAGGAAATGCGCCAGCTGATGGACGATACGAGCCATATCGATGCCATTCTGCGCGATGGTGGCGAGCGTGCCCGCGCCCGTGCCGAAGTGACGATGAAGGAAGTTCGCGAGATCATCGGCTTCCTGCAGTAA
- the murJ gene encoding murein biosynthesis integral membrane protein MurJ, whose translation MSLVRKFATVGGATLGSRVLGFGRETLMAAALGTGPMADAFYAAFRFPNLFRRLFAEGAFNAAFVPLFAKEIEANGIDGAKRFSEEVLGVLFTVLLLITIAMEVAMPWLVSWIIAPGFDVGTEKFDVTVKLAVVMFPYLMCMSLTAMLSGMLNSLHHYFAAAVAPIFLNIALIAALGYGLWTGADPLSTAWYLSWGVLVAGLLQMAVLYVGVLHAGMRFGLRRPRFTPNVKRLLWLALPAAVTGGITQINQIIGQMIASTKDGAIAVLQYADRVYQLPLGVVGIAVGVVLLPELSRALRGGHEREAANLQNRSLEFVLFLTLPAAGALWVISDEIVRVLYERGAFSTDTTSTVAATLAIYGLGLPAFVMIKSLTPGFFAREDTKTPMRITGLSVAVNCALAVSLFPLFAERGIATAEATSGWLTATLLFITLIWRGHWNWENALAFRVVRLLIATVIMAVTLNYASAALADWLVPESPLLVQLTALMMLIGLAMVVYFSVAFLIGGADASMIRRNLKRKAKPAPPLDA comes from the coding sequence ATGAGCCTCGTTCGAAAATTTGCAACGGTCGGCGGCGCCACGCTTGGCAGCCGGGTCCTCGGCTTCGGCCGCGAAACGCTGATGGCAGCTGCACTCGGCACGGGGCCGATGGCCGACGCCTTCTATGCGGCCTTCCGCTTTCCCAATCTCTTCCGTCGTCTTTTTGCCGAAGGGGCATTCAATGCCGCCTTCGTGCCGCTCTTTGCCAAGGAGATCGAGGCGAACGGCATTGATGGGGCCAAGCGGTTTTCGGAAGAAGTGCTGGGTGTCCTCTTCACCGTGCTCCTGTTGATCACCATTGCCATGGAAGTGGCGATGCCGTGGCTTGTTTCCTGGATCATCGCGCCCGGTTTCGACGTGGGCACCGAGAAATTTGACGTTACCGTCAAGCTTGCGGTGGTGATGTTCCCCTACCTGATGTGCATGTCGCTGACGGCGATGCTGTCGGGCATGCTGAATTCGCTGCACCATTATTTCGCAGCCGCCGTCGCGCCGATCTTTCTGAACATCGCCTTGATCGCTGCCTTGGGCTACGGCCTTTGGACGGGAGCCGATCCGCTCTCGACGGCCTGGTATCTGTCCTGGGGCGTGCTGGTTGCAGGCCTTCTGCAGATGGCGGTGCTTTATGTCGGTGTGCTGCATGCGGGCATGCGCTTCGGGCTGCGCAGGCCACGCTTCACCCCGAACGTCAAGCGCTTGCTGTGGCTGGCGCTGCCTGCGGCGGTGACGGGCGGGATCACCCAGATCAACCAGATCATCGGCCAGATGATCGCTTCCACCAAGGATGGCGCAATTGCCGTCCTGCAATATGCCGACCGCGTCTATCAGCTGCCACTTGGTGTCGTCGGTATCGCCGTTGGTGTCGTGCTTCTGCCGGAACTGTCGCGGGCGCTGCGCGGCGGGCATGAGCGGGAGGCGGCGAACCTGCAGAACCGCTCGCTGGAATTCGTGCTGTTCCTGACGCTACCGGCGGCCGGTGCGCTGTGGGTCATTTCCGACGAGATCGTGCGGGTGCTTTACGAGCGCGGCGCGTTCTCGACCGATACGACCAGCACGGTTGCGGCGACGCTAGCGATCTACGGCCTCGGGCTTCCGGCCTTCGTGATGATCAAGTCACTGACCCCCGGCTTTTTCGCGCGCGAGGATACGAAAACGCCGATGCGCATTACGGGACTGTCGGTGGCGGTCAATTGCGCGCTCGCCGTCTCATTGTTCCCGCTCTTTGCAGAACGCGGCATCGCCACGGCCGAAGCCACGTCGGGCTGGCTGACGGCCACGTTGCTGTTCATCACGCTGATCTGGCGCGGTCACTGGAATTGGGAAAATGCGCTGGCCTTCCGGGTCGTCCGCCTGCTGATCGCAACCGTCATCATGGCGGTTACGCTCAATTATGCCTCCGCAGCATTGGCCGACTGGCTGGTGCCGGAAAGCCCGCTTCTGGTCCAGCTTACTGCACTGATGATGCTGATCGGCCTGGCGATGGTCGTCTATTTCTCGGTGGCGTTTCTTATCGGCGGTGCGGATGCCTCGATGATCCGGCGCAACCTGAAGCGGAAGGCCAAGCCCGCGCCGCCGCTGGACGCCTAA